A single window of Maribacter algicola DNA harbors:
- the trpB gene encoding tryptophan synthase subunit beta, whose amino-acid sequence MRYHVDEKGYYGEFGGAFIPEMLYPNVEELRQKYLKIMNEESFQKEFHQLLKDYVGRPSPLYFAKRLSQKHGAKIYLKREDLNHTGAHKVNNTIGQILMAKRLGKTRIIAETGAGQHGVATATVCALMGMQCIVYMGEIDIARQAPNVARMKMLGAEVRPATSGSKTLKDATNEAIRDWINNPVDTHYIIGSAIGPHPYPDMVTRFQSVISEEIKWQLKEKEGRENPDYVVACIGGGSNAAGTYYHFLDQPEVGIIAVEAAGKGIDSGESAATSALGKIGIIHGCKTMLMQTPDGQITEPYSISAGLDYPGVGPMHSHLYASGRAEFYSATDDEAMTAGLELSQLEGIIPAIESGHAFAIFHHKKFKPDDVIVMSLSGRGDKDLQTYIDYFKL is encoded by the coding sequence ATGAGATATCATGTTGATGAAAAAGGATATTATGGGGAATTTGGCGGAGCGTTCATCCCTGAAATGTTGTACCCCAATGTAGAAGAGCTGCGCCAGAAATATTTAAAAATCATGAATGAGGAATCCTTTCAAAAAGAATTCCATCAGCTCTTAAAAGATTATGTGGGGCGGCCATCGCCATTATACTTTGCAAAAAGACTTTCGCAGAAACATGGTGCAAAAATCTACCTAAAGCGGGAAGACCTCAACCATACGGGTGCCCATAAAGTGAACAATACAATTGGTCAGATATTGATGGCCAAAAGACTAGGCAAAACAAGGATAATAGCGGAAACAGGGGCAGGGCAGCACGGTGTGGCCACGGCAACCGTGTGCGCCCTCATGGGAATGCAATGTATCGTTTATATGGGTGAAATCGATATCGCACGGCAAGCTCCCAATGTTGCCCGTATGAAAATGCTGGGTGCGGAAGTTAGACCCGCCACATCAGGTAGCAAAACCTTGAAAGATGCAACAAACGAGGCCATTAGGGATTGGATCAACAACCCTGTGGACACCCATTACATAATTGGTTCGGCCATTGGACCACACCCCTACCCTGATATGGTAACCCGTTTTCAATCGGTCATATCGGAAGAAATAAAATGGCAGTTAAAGGAAAAGGAAGGACGTGAAAACCCGGATTATGTGGTGGCCTGTATAGGTGGCGGAAGTAACGCGGCCGGTACTTATTACCACTTTTTGGACCAGCCGGAAGTGGGCATCATCGCAGTGGAAGCAGCCGGAAAGGGAATTGATTCCGGGGAAAGTGCCGCTACATCCGCATTAGGTAAAATTGGAATCATCCATGGTTGTAAAACCATGTTGATGCAAACACCTGATGGCCAGATTACGGAACCCTACTCCATTTCGGCAGGTTTGGATTACCCGGGCGTTGGACCTATGCACTCACACCTTTATGCATCGGGCAGAGCCGAATTTTATTCCGCCACCGATGATGAGGCCATGACGGCAGGTCTGGAACTCTCCCAATTGGAAGGCATTATTCCGGCGATTGAATCCGGTCACGCCTTTGCCATTTTTCACCACAAAAAATTTAAACCAGACGATGTGATAGTAATGAGCTTATCTGGAAGGGGCGATAAAGATTTACAGACATACATAGATTATTTTAAGTTATAA
- a CDS encoding MarR family winged helix-turn-helix transcriptional regulator, with translation MNVEEIIKTKKEIPLEARTIIHLTLVTNKINEMMSASLKPFGISIQQFNVLRILRGQENKPANLSTINERMVTKMSNTTRLVDKLLAKDYVIRKICPQNRRKVEIKITTKGLDVLNEIDGIKFEMEKNIVKNFSVTELKELNSLLDKF, from the coding sequence ATGAACGTTGAGGAAATCATAAAAACAAAAAAAGAAATTCCCTTGGAAGCGAGAACCATCATTCATTTGACATTGGTTACCAACAAGATCAATGAAATGATGTCGGCCTCGTTAAAACCCTTTGGAATTTCCATTCAACAGTTCAATGTGTTGCGCATATTAAGGGGCCAGGAAAATAAACCTGCCAACCTATCCACCATAAATGAAAGGATGGTCACGAAAATGAGCAATACTACAAGGTTGGTTGACAAATTGTTGGCCAAAGATTATGTCATCAGAAAAATATGTCCGCAGAACAGAAGGAAAGTAGAAATCAAAATCACTACAAAGGGTTTGGATGTTTTAAATGAAATCGATGGCATAAAATTTGAAATGGAAAAGAACATCGTCAAGAACTTTTCCGTCACTGAATTAAAAGAACTAAATAGTTTATTGGATAAATTTTAA
- a CDS encoding M20/M25/M40 family metallo-hydrolase, producing MKRILPFVLLIATVCNVTGQDVVSLKSKVRKTIEELKDFVAIPNDALNADDIDDNILWLRNKFNERGFNTSILETEGLPLFFAALPMDDTKPTLLFYMHFDGQSVDPSKWIQKDPYVLELMSENEGQWQKESFDALDTDINYEWRLFGRSSSDDKGPIVMFLNTIDLLKENDVDLPFNIKVILDSEEEKSSAPLPKAVKTYRELLKADFLIINDGPVHASGKPTVVYGCRGITSLSLTTFGAAKPQHSGHYGNYAPNPGFILSKLLASFKDNEGRVVIPGYYDGIVLDDATQAILKSVPDDDVEIRERLQFNSSDKVGSFYQESLQYPSLNVRGLGSAWIGEEARTIVPATATAELDLRLVPESDGNRLKKLVKDFIKKQGFYSTDTIPTKEERLNHEKIIMIKEGSVTDAFRTDLSDPYGMHIVNTLETKFEQDVVQIRIMGGTVPIAPFVNELKIPAFLVPLVNPDNNQHSPNENLKIGQIAYGIQAFYALLSTPIVK from the coding sequence ATGAAAAGAATTTTACCCTTTGTACTTTTAATTGCTACAGTTTGCAATGTTACCGGTCAAGATGTGGTGTCCTTAAAATCGAAGGTGCGTAAAACCATTGAAGAATTGAAGGATTTTGTGGCCATTCCAAATGACGCCCTAAATGCGGATGACATAGATGACAATATTCTTTGGTTACGGAATAAATTTAATGAACGTGGCTTTAACACAAGTATTCTTGAAACAGAGGGACTACCCTTGTTTTTTGCAGCACTGCCCATGGACGACACCAAACCGACCCTACTTTTCTATATGCATTTTGATGGTCAATCCGTGGACCCGTCCAAATGGATTCAAAAAGACCCCTATGTTTTGGAATTAATGTCTGAAAACGAAGGACAATGGCAAAAAGAGTCCTTTGATGCACTGGATACCGATATCAATTATGAATGGCGCCTTTTTGGCCGTTCCTCCTCAGACGATAAAGGGCCTATTGTCATGTTTCTGAACACGATCGATTTATTAAAGGAAAACGATGTTGACCTACCTTTTAACATAAAGGTGATATTGGATAGTGAGGAGGAGAAAAGCAGTGCCCCATTGCCAAAAGCCGTGAAAACCTATAGGGAACTTTTGAAGGCTGATTTTTTGATTATCAATGATGGGCCCGTACATGCATCGGGCAAACCTACCGTTGTATATGGATGCAGGGGTATCACCTCATTGTCACTGACTACATTTGGCGCTGCAAAACCACAACATAGCGGACATTATGGGAATTATGCCCCAAACCCAGGTTTTATTTTGTCCAAATTATTGGCATCTTTCAAGGATAACGAAGGTAGGGTAGTAATCCCTGGATACTACGATGGTATTGTGTTGGACGATGCCACCCAAGCTATTTTAAAAAGCGTTCCTGATGACGATGTCGAGATTAGGGAAAGGCTCCAATTTAATTCTTCCGATAAAGTAGGGTCGTTCTATCAAGAATCCTTACAATATCCCAGTTTGAACGTACGGGGATTGGGCTCAGCATGGATCGGTGAAGAGGCACGCACCATTGTTCCCGCAACTGCAACAGCCGAATTGGACCTGAGATTGGTACCGGAATCGGATGGAAACCGACTCAAAAAATTGGTAAAGGATTTCATAAAAAAACAAGGTTTCTATAGTACAGATACAATTCCAACGAAGGAGGAAAGACTGAACCATGAAAAAATAATCATGATCAAGGAAGGTTCCGTAACAGATGCCTTTCGAACGGATTTGAGCGATCCTTACGGAATGCATATTGTAAATACCTTGGAAACTAAATTTGAACAGGATGTGGTGCAGATCAGGATTATGGGAGGTACCGTTCCCATTGCCCCTTTTGTAAACGAATTAAAAATCCCGGCATTTCTCGTCCCATTGGTGAATCCTGATAACAACCAACACAGTCCTAACGAAAATCTTAAAATCGGTCAAATTGCCTATGGTATACAAGCCTTTTATGCGCTGTTGAGTACTCCGATCGTAAAATAA
- a CDS encoding YceI family protein, with product MKKSVLSIALALVFGFSATANAPIDGEKKEVNVSESKVTWKGYKVTGSHEGTINLKSGHLVMDGNKLTGGEFVVDMTSITNLDMASGEGKEKLEGHLKSDDFFGVENYPTAKLVITSAESMNKNSYSVKGDLTIKGKTNPVTFVVSIYENKATATLKVDRAKYDVRYGSGSFFDNLGDKTIYDEFDLVVDLAI from the coding sequence ATGAAAAAATCAGTTTTAAGCATTGCATTGGCTCTAGTATTCGGATTTTCAGCAACCGCCAACGCTCCTATTGATGGAGAAAAAAAAGAAGTAAACGTCAGTGAAAGCAAAGTTACATGGAAAGGTTATAAAGTAACGGGATCACATGAAGGAACAATAAATCTTAAATCCGGCCATTTGGTAATGGATGGCAACAAATTAACTGGAGGTGAGTTCGTTGTGGACATGACTTCGATCACCAACTTGGACATGGCCTCTGGAGAAGGAAAGGAAAAACTGGAAGGGCATTTAAAATCCGACGACTTTTTTGGAGTTGAAAATTACCCTACCGCCAAATTGGTAATTACATCCGCAGAATCCATGAACAAGAATTCATATTCTGTAAAAGGTGACTTAACTATCAAAGGAAAGACTAATCCGGTAACTTTTGTTGTATCCATTTATGAGAATAAAGCTACTGCCACTCTCAAGGTAGATAGAGCAAAGTATGATGTACGATACGGCTCTGGAAGTTTCTTTGATAACCTAGGAGACAAAACAATCTATGACGAATTTGATTTGGTCGTAGATTTGGCCATCTAA
- a CDS encoding phosphoribosylanthranilate isomerase, translated as MKLKICGMKYNPKEVAVLRPDYLGFIFWEPSARYFDGEIAALPSDIEKIGVFVDADISYVREHIEKYDLQGVQLHGNETPEYCKELLELTGSPGWSSKPVRSIKVFSIKDKFDFNILKAYENVCDYFLFDTKGKLPGGNGYVFDWSILKNYPSSKPYFLSGGIGLENVEEIKKFLQTAGSKYCHALDVNSKFEDRPGLKNIENLIEFKLHLSI; from the coding sequence ATGAAACTTAAAATCTGCGGTATGAAATACAATCCCAAGGAGGTTGCGGTCTTGCGACCCGATTATTTGGGATTTATATTTTGGGAACCCTCTGCTAGGTATTTTGATGGGGAAATCGCAGCATTACCATCGGACATAGAAAAAATTGGGGTGTTTGTAGATGCCGATATATCCTATGTGCGGGAACATATTGAAAAATATGACCTCCAAGGTGTACAATTGCATGGAAATGAGACCCCGGAATATTGTAAAGAACTTTTAGAGTTAACAGGAAGTCCTGGCTGGTCTTCAAAACCTGTAAGGTCTATTAAGGTATTTTCGATAAAGGATAAATTCGATTTTAATATACTTAAAGCATACGAAAATGTCTGTGACTATTTCTTGTTCGATACAAAGGGCAAACTTCCAGGCGGCAACGGCTACGTTTTTGATTGGTCAATTTTAAAAAACTACCCATCTTCCAAGCCCTATTTCTTAAGCGGAGGGATTGGACTGGAAAATGTTGAAGAAATTAAAAAGTTCCTGCAAACAGCCGGGTCAAAATATTGCCATGCCCTTGACGTCAACAGCAAATTTGAGGACCGACCGGGGTTAAAAAATATAGAGAACCTTATTGAATTTAAATTGCATTTAAGCATTTAA
- a CDS encoding NAD(P)H-dependent oxidoreductase — protein MKDIIHDLNWRYATKKFDTTKKVNSEDLETLLEATRLSASSYGLQPYHIFVIENKELREKLKPVTWNQSQITDASHVIVFANKNSFGEDLVDDYLDNVVQTRGITHEAVKGYSDFMKSKLMGLPNEHKNSWTARQVYLALGNLMTVAASMKIDTCPIEGFENEKYNEILGLKESNLNASVVLAIGYRASSDETQHLSKVRYPKERLFTHL, from the coding sequence ATGAAGGACATAATACATGATTTGAATTGGCGCTACGCCACCAAAAAATTCGATACGACAAAGAAGGTTAATTCGGAGGATTTGGAAACACTCTTGGAAGCAACTAGATTGAGCGCCTCATCCTATGGCCTCCAACCTTACCATATTTTTGTGATTGAAAATAAAGAACTCAGGGAAAAACTAAAACCTGTCACATGGAACCAATCGCAAATAACGGATGCCTCCCATGTCATAGTGTTTGCCAACAAAAATTCTTTTGGTGAGGATTTGGTAGACGACTATTTGGACAATGTGGTCCAGACCCGGGGCATTACCCATGAAGCCGTTAAAGGGTATTCGGATTTTATGAAGTCGAAACTAATGGGACTCCCCAATGAACACAAAAATAGCTGGACGGCCAGGCAGGTATATTTGGCCCTTGGTAATTTAATGACCGTGGCCGCCTCCATGAAAATTGATACTTGCCCCATTGAAGGTTTTGAGAATGAAAAGTACAATGAAATATTGGGGCTGAAGGAATCAAACCTAAATGCTTCGGTCGTATTGGCCATCGGCTACAGGGCGTCATCCGATGAAACCCAGCACCTGTCAAAGGTACGTTACCCAAAAGAAAGATTATTCACCCATTTATAA
- a CDS encoding anthranilate synthase component I family protein gives MSYTLKTFSKKILADTITPVSVYLKIRDKFPNSILLESSDYHANDNSFSYICCNPIASIKIQDERILKEFPDAKKQSIDISEKTDVISEIDNFAKSFKITEQDYKFITNGLFGFMAYDAVRYFEDVKISQKPNSVEIPDIYYAVYQNVIAINHFKNEAYIFAHCYDSGNNISDIERLLNVRTFASYNFSKEGEVKTNLLDEEYKEHVDLAKKHCQRGDVFQLVLSRRFSQKFKGDEFNVYRALRSINPSPYLFFFDYGDFKIFGSSPEAQLIVKNGKAEIHPIAGTYKRTGNDEKDAELAKKLALDDKENSEHVMLVDLARNDLSRNGNLVNVDTYREVQYFSHVIHLVSKVTGMKKPDIPTLKIVADTFPAGTLSGAPKHMAMQLIEKYEKTSRSYYGGAIGFMDFNGNFNHAIMIRTFLSKNHELHFQAGAGLVAASIAEDELQETYNKLGALNKALEIAETI, from the coding sequence ATGTCCTACACATTAAAGACATTCTCAAAAAAAATACTGGCAGACACTATAACGCCCGTCAGTGTGTATTTAAAAATTAGGGATAAGTTCCCCAATAGCATTTTGCTGGAAAGCAGCGATTACCATGCCAATGACAACAGTTTCTCCTATATCTGTTGCAATCCCATTGCATCCATAAAAATTCAGGATGAAAGGATTTTAAAGGAATTTCCCGATGCCAAAAAGCAATCTATTGACATTTCGGAAAAAACTGATGTAATTTCTGAAATTGACAATTTTGCCAAAAGTTTCAAGATAACAGAACAGGACTATAAATTTATAACCAACGGACTTTTTGGGTTCATGGCCTATGATGCCGTTCGTTATTTTGAGGATGTTAAAATCTCCCAAAAACCGAATTCGGTCGAAATTCCGGATATCTATTATGCCGTCTACCAAAACGTGATCGCCATAAACCATTTTAAGAACGAAGCCTATATTTTTGCGCACTGTTATGATTCGGGGAATAATATTTCCGATATAGAACGATTGTTGAACGTTAGGACATTTGCTTCCTACAATTTCTCCAAAGAGGGAGAAGTCAAAACAAATTTACTGGACGAGGAATACAAGGAGCATGTGGATTTGGCAAAAAAGCACTGTCAACGCGGTGATGTCTTTCAATTGGTATTGTCCAGAAGGTTTTCCCAAAAGTTTAAGGGGGACGAATTCAATGTCTATAGGGCATTACGTTCCATAAATCCTTCCCCGTACCTTTTCTTTTTTGATTATGGCGATTTTAAAATTTTTGGAAGTTCACCCGAAGCACAGCTGATCGTTAAAAACGGTAAGGCGGAAATCCATCCCATTGCAGGCACCTACAAACGTACTGGAAATGACGAAAAAGATGCCGAACTGGCTAAAAAATTGGCCTTGGACGATAAGGAAAACAGCGAGCATGTGATGCTTGTAGATTTGGCCAGAAACGATTTAAGCCGAAACGGTAATTTGGTCAATGTGGACACCTATAGGGAGGTACAGTATTTCTCCCATGTGATCCATTTGGTCTCCAAAGTTACGGGAATGAAAAAACCGGACATCCCTACCCTAAAAATTGTGGCGGATACCTTTCCCGCAGGAACCTTGAGTGGAGCGCCCAAGCACATGGCCATGCAGCTCATTGAAAAATATGAAAAAACGAGCCGTAGTTATTACGGAGGAGCAATTGGGTTTATGGATTTTAACGGCAATTTTAACCATGCCATAATGATCAGAACTTTTTTAAGCAAAAACCATGAACTTCATTTTCAGGCCGGTGCCGGACTAGTCGCGGCGTCAATTGCCGAAGACGAGCTACAGGAAACGTATAATAAATTGGGGGCCTTGAACAAGGCTCTGGAAATTGCAGAAACTATCTAA
- a CDS encoding anthranilate synthase component II has protein sequence MARKVLMIDNYDSFTYNLVHYLEDLDCEVIVKRNDQLHLEDVDDYDEIVLSPGPGIPDEAGLLKPIIEKYAPTKRIFGVCLGQQAIAEVFGGSLVNLDQVYHGVATKIRVSVDDYIFDGLETELEIGRYHSWVVDPNLPDCLEATSLDENGQIMSLRHRDYDVRGVQFHPESVLTPEGKKMLQNWLKQKK, from the coding sequence ATGGCAAGAAAGGTATTAATGATAGACAATTACGATAGTTTCACCTATAATTTGGTTCACTATCTCGAGGATTTGGATTGCGAAGTAATCGTAAAACGAAACGACCAGTTACATTTGGAAGACGTAGATGATTATGATGAAATTGTGCTTTCCCCAGGACCCGGAATTCCGGACGAGGCCGGATTATTAAAACCCATTATTGAAAAGTATGCTCCAACCAAGCGTATTTTTGGAGTCTGTCTGGGACAACAGGCCATTGCAGAGGTCTTTGGGGGGTCCTTGGTCAATTTGGACCAAGTTTACCACGGGGTTGCGACCAAAATAAGAGTTTCCGTCGATGACTATATTTTTGATGGTCTTGAGACGGAATTGGAAATAGGCAGATACCATTCTTGGGTTGTAGACCCCAATTTGCCAGATTGCCTGGAGGCGACTTCCCTAGATGAAAACGGACAGATTATGTCACTTAGGCACAGGGACTACGATGTTAGGGGCGTACAGTTCCACCCAGAATCCGTACTAACCCCAGAAGGAAAAAAAATGTTGCAAAACTGGTTAAAACAAAAAAAATGA
- a CDS encoding rhodanese-like domain-containing protein codes for MADLSQEEWASRLAQDDNAIILDVRTDTEVEEGFIPNSVNIDIYKGQGFIDELEKMDKSKNYYVYCRSGNRSGQACAIMNSLGFENAFNLEGGFMNWEGEVAE; via the coding sequence ATGGCAGACTTATCGCAAGAGGAATGGGCCTCTAGGCTAGCGCAGGACGACAATGCAATCATTTTGGATGTTCGAACGGATACCGAAGTCGAGGAAGGGTTTATACCCAATTCGGTCAATATCGATATTTACAAAGGTCAAGGTTTTATAGATGAACTTGAAAAGATGGACAAATCAAAGAACTATTACGTTTATTGCAGGTCCGGCAATAGATCTGGTCAGGCATGTGCCATCATGAACAGTCTTGGTTTTGAAAACGCCTTTAATCTGGAAGGAGGATTTATGAACTGGGAAGGTGAGGTAGCCGAATAA
- the trpA gene encoding tryptophan synthase subunit alpha — protein sequence MNRIQQKLKEDKKLLSIYFTAGYPSLDSTVSIIKDLERNGVDMIEIGLPFSDPLADGPTIQESSTAALKNGMTSDFLFDQLKDIRESVSIPLIIMGYFNPVLQYGVEAFCAKCQEIGIDGLILPDLPLDVYESEYKAIFEKYGLLNTFLITPQTGDERIRQIDKASNGFIYMVSSASVTGSKSGFGNEQEAYFERIASMELKNPQIVGFGIKDAETFQQATRGAKGAIIGSAFIKFLSENGESNIASFIKEIR from the coding sequence ATGAATAGAATACAACAGAAATTAAAGGAAGACAAGAAACTATTGTCCATTTATTTTACGGCAGGATATCCATCTTTAGATAGCACAGTTAGCATTATCAAGGATTTGGAAAGGAACGGCGTGGATATGATAGAAATTGGTCTACCTTTCAGTGACCCTTTGGCTGACGGACCTACTATACAGGAAAGTTCTACTGCCGCTTTAAAAAATGGAATGACCTCGGATTTTCTGTTTGATCAATTAAAGGATATCCGTGAGTCGGTTTCCATTCCTCTTATCATCATGGGGTATTTTAATCCCGTGCTTCAATATGGCGTTGAGGCATTTTGCGCGAAATGCCAGGAAATTGGTATCGACGGACTCATATTGCCCGATTTACCTTTGGATGTCTACGAGTCCGAATACAAAGCGATTTTTGAAAAATACGGATTGTTGAATACGTTTCTCATTACCCCGCAAACCGGTGACGAAAGAATCCGCCAAATTGATAAAGCCTCCAATGGTTTTATCTATATGGTAAGTTCCGCAAGCGTTACGGGTTCAAAATCCGGATTTGGAAACGAGCAAGAGGCCTATTTTGAACGAATTGCCTCTATGGAACTGAAAAATCCACAGATCGTGGGCTTTGGAATCAAAGATGCGGAGACCTTTCAACAGGCCACTCGCGGGGCCAAAGGAGCCATTATTGGTTCGGCCTTTATAAAATTTTTGTCAGAAAATGGGGAAAGTAATATCGCTAGTTTTATAAAAGAAATACGATGA
- the trpC gene encoding indole-3-glycerol phosphate synthase TrpC → MNILDKIVADKRKEVALKKSIIPASQWEKSVLFGRDRNSLAEALRKSETGIIAEHKRRSPSKSIINQNINVGQVAQGYNKAGVCGISILTDIKYFGGSLEDLLLARASVDIPLLRKEFIIDEYQLLEAKAHGADVILLIAAVLTRIEIKNLSELAQSLDLDVLLEVHNEEELKKSTMPSLDMLGVNNRNLKTFDVSLDTSKELSQLIPNDFVKVSESGISSIEAIEALKIFGYKGFLIGENFMKSVNPGESAKMFIDQLKK, encoded by the coding sequence ATGAATATTTTAGACAAAATAGTTGCCGACAAGAGAAAAGAAGTCGCCTTAAAAAAATCCATAATTCCTGCATCACAATGGGAAAAATCAGTTCTTTTTGGGCGGGATAGAAACTCTTTGGCAGAAGCTTTAAGAAAGAGTGAAACTGGTATTATAGCGGAACATAAAAGGCGTTCACCATCGAAATCCATCATCAACCAAAATATCAATGTGGGTCAGGTCGCCCAAGGCTATAATAAGGCAGGGGTTTGTGGCATAAGCATTTTAACCGACATTAAATATTTTGGAGGATCCTTGGAGGATCTATTGTTGGCAAGGGCATCGGTAGATATCCCGCTTTTGAGAAAGGAATTCATAATTGATGAATACCAACTTTTGGAAGCAAAGGCCCATGGTGCCGATGTGATTCTTTTGATAGCGGCGGTACTGACACGAATTGAAATCAAAAATCTATCTGAACTTGCCCAGTCGTTAGATCTTGACGTGCTACTAGAGGTTCACAATGAGGAAGAACTTAAAAAATCCACCATGCCAAGTTTGGATATGTTGGGCGTCAATAACCGGAATCTAAAGACATTCGATGTCAGCTTGGATACCAGCAAGGAATTATCCCAGCTCATCCCAAATGATTTTGTAAAGGTTTCAGAAAGTGGAATAAGCTCTATTGAAGCCATTGAGGCTTTAAAAATATTTGGTTATAAAGGTTTTCTAATTGGTGAAAATTTTATGAAGTCGGTTAATCCAGGTGAAAGTGCCAAAATGTTTATAGATCAACTAAAAAAATAA
- the trpD gene encoding anthranilate phosphoribosyltransferase — MKETLNRLINHEILEKEDAKQILVNIAKGDYNTSQIAAFLTVYMMRSITIEELEGFRDALLDLCLAVDLSEYNPIDLCGTGGDGKDTFNISTLASFVTAGAGIKVTKHGNYGVSSKCGSSNVMEFLGIKFSNEADFLKKSIEEAGICVLHAPLFHPAMKNVAPIRRELAVKTFFNMLGPMVNPAFPKNQMVGVFNLELARMYGYLYQNTDKNFTVLHALDGYDEISLTGDTKTISNGSESILRPSDFGISPISADTILGGDDIPESAQIFMNVLNGRGTEAQNNVVCANAGIAISTVKGIGPKEGFDLAMESLKSGKGLAALKKLQAISAS, encoded by the coding sequence ATGAAAGAGACACTTAATAGACTCATTAACCACGAAATCCTTGAAAAAGAGGATGCGAAACAGATTTTGGTCAACATTGCCAAGGGAGATTACAACACCAGCCAAATCGCTGCTTTCTTAACAGTTTATATGATGAGGAGCATTACCATAGAAGAACTTGAGGGGTTCCGGGATGCCTTGTTGGATTTATGTTTGGCAGTTGATCTATCGGAATACAATCCAATTGATTTATGTGGTACAGGCGGTGATGGTAAGGACACTTTCAACATTTCTACTTTGGCCTCCTTCGTTACGGCTGGTGCCGGTATAAAAGTTACCAAACACGGTAATTACGGAGTTTCATCAAAATGCGGGAGTAGTAACGTGATGGAATTTCTGGGTATCAAGTTTAGCAATGAGGCGGATTTCCTTAAAAAATCCATTGAGGAAGCGGGCATTTGTGTACTGCATGCACCACTTTTTCATCCAGCCATGAAAAACGTGGCCCCTATAAGAAGGGAATTGGCTGTAAAGACTTTCTTTAATATGTTGGGACCTATGGTAAACCCTGCATTTCCAAAAAATCAAATGGTGGGGGTTTTCAATTTGGAATTGGCAAGAATGTATGGCTATCTATATCAAAATACTGATAAGAACTTTACGGTTTTACACGCTCTGGACGGCTATGATGAAATCAGTTTAACAGGAGATACAAAAACGATTTCCAATGGGTCCGAATCCATCCTAAGACCTTCGGATTTTGGTATTTCCCCCATTTCCGCTGATACTATCCTAGGTGGCGATGATATACCTGAATCTGCCCAAATATTTATGAACGTACTGAACGGCAGGGGAACGGAGGCTCAAAACAATGTCGTCTGTGCCAATGCAGGAATTGCCATCAGCACTGTAAAAGGTATTGGTCCCAAAGAAGGATTTGATTTGGCCATGGAGTCCCTAAAAAGTGGTAAGGGACTAGCCGCTCTAAAGAAATTACAAGCCATTAGTGCATCATGA